A stretch of Microcoleus sp. FACHB-68 DNA encodes these proteins:
- a CDS encoding M23 family metallopeptidase, producing the protein MHLRFVAISTLAVLAAQQLICNTSTSQSASAQTSVNSSREIATPHKSNSAFKTRISQTQTAADSRYNSNNQAQPTVVFATGTETATQITHTAEGAAILQPVNQPQTSSPAPQLASQSANSRQQRVEVEQVRRVPVNSQPPAATSANQTTTKAGRINTRLDSLRDNVQTYRSNNGAELPPLSAPDTYLPNSPVQGYIWPAQGQLSSGYGWRWGRMHNGIDIAGPIGTRIVAAAAGVVTYAAWDEGGYGNLVEIQHPDGSITRYAHNDRIWVRAGQRVQQGQQISEMGSTGYSTGPHLHFELRVAGQGAVDPMAYLGNSHAYNSSQTRSNQAW; encoded by the coding sequence ATGCATCTCCGCTTTGTTGCCATTAGCACACTTGCTGTCCTTGCCGCCCAGCAGTTAATCTGCAATACCAGCACAAGTCAGAGCGCCTCAGCCCAGACGTCGGTAAACTCAAGCAGGGAGATTGCCACTCCCCACAAGTCGAACTCTGCTTTTAAAACCCGAATCTCCCAGACACAAACAGCCGCTGATTCGAGGTATAACTCAAATAATCAAGCCCAACCCACTGTCGTGTTTGCCACCGGCACAGAAACTGCTACTCAAATCACTCATACAGCAGAAGGGGCCGCAATTTTACAGCCGGTGAATCAACCGCAAACGTCATCACCGGCACCCCAGTTGGCTTCACAATCCGCAAATAGCCGCCAACAAAGGGTTGAAGTTGAGCAAGTGCGCCGAGTACCCGTAAATTCCCAGCCGCCTGCTGCTACCTCGGCGAATCAAACTACAACCAAGGCCGGCAGAATTAACACTCGTCTTGATAGCTTGAGAGATAATGTTCAAACTTATCGCTCTAACAATGGCGCTGAATTGCCGCCCCTGTCTGCCCCAGATACTTATTTGCCCAACTCTCCTGTGCAGGGGTATATCTGGCCGGCTCAAGGGCAGTTAAGTTCAGGCTATGGCTGGCGCTGGGGACGGATGCACAACGGGATTGATATTGCCGGCCCGATTGGAACGCGAATCGTTGCTGCGGCTGCTGGAGTTGTAACCTATGCCGCTTGGGATGAGGGCGGTTATGGCAATTTAGTTGAAATTCAACATCCTGATGGAAGTATCACGCGCTACGCCCACAATGACCGGATTTGGGTACGTGCCGGCCAGCGAGTGCAGCAAGGTCAGCAAATCTCAGAGATGGGCAGCACCGGCTATAGCACCGGCCCTCATTTGCACTTTGAACTGCGTGTAGCCGGTCAAGGCGCTGTCGATCCAATGGCTTATCTCGGTAATTCTCATGCTTACAATTCCTCACAAACACGGAGCAATCAAGCATGGTAA
- a CDS encoding WD40 repeat domain-containing protein, which yields MRNHRQWLEIVEYLSIAGSAVGTVVAVASQQVVYAATPISLSLLLNLLNRRRLENLPAAGGTSEIIQVQRQLLGEVESVRRQLSAMPVQDAGANITVLRQLSEQITDLPTLQAQLAQINHRLDTEKQNFEPVPVNSNLEQQIEELRIGLIRAIEQIAHQQHEAQNGAPRQDLMRLFTQMETLQQQQIILKQTVAPIEGALTGFMGYLDAHSEQFNRRIGTFEVATERQVAELRETLTQMQQRLNEDRQNLASMPATSESIDLRNIETALAQLSEELAALPAQMPSRNASPETFDYNLIQEEIAKLLQSRLDFNPIREELAKLRSQYADLQESVDNLAERLNGEKQLSSGRVSGEPERKKEPIILQPAADEKPAEKRREIEPAPAIFVEPASKSKPKLWRCVKTLTGHSSAVTCLAISAGGNQLATGSYKEIKLWNLKTGEELQTLAMQSEAMSVSALAFSPNAEIIASANADIEIWNLRTGQQIRTLETSCWALSVAISPDGKILVSGGEDPVDETGSIQIWKLETGELLHDLGPDVIDSVAISPDGQILASAGLKGVDEDEIEEIDEAGLIQLRRLDTGKVLHTLTDPSGKVYSVAISADGKVLASGSHNGTVKLWNLRTGELLRTLAGHSLPVHSVAISSDGKILASGSSDQTVKLWNLQTGELLQTLTEHSEKVSSVAFSPDGQILVSCSSDMTIKVCRCD from the coding sequence ATGCGAAATCACCGTCAGTGGCTAGAAATTGTTGAATATCTCTCAATCGCTGGATCGGCGGTGGGAACTGTGGTTGCTGTGGCGTCACAGCAAGTCGTCTATGCAGCGACACCGATTTCGCTGTCGTTGTTGCTGAATCTGCTGAATCGTCGCCGGCTGGAGAATTTGCCGGCAGCCGGTGGCACAAGTGAGATTATCCAGGTACAGCGCCAACTTTTAGGCGAGGTGGAATCTGTGCGCCGGCAACTTTCAGCGATGCCGGTTCAGGATGCCGGTGCAAATATAACCGTGTTGCGGCAGCTATCGGAACAAATTACGGATTTGCCAACCCTGCAAGCACAACTTGCACAGATTAATCACCGGCTTGATACAGAAAAGCAAAATTTTGAGCCGGTGCCGGTTAACTCTAATTTAGAGCAACAAATTGAGGAATTAAGAATTGGGTTAATTCGAGCCATCGAACAAATCGCTCATCAGCAGCATGAAGCTCAAAATGGAGCGCCAAGACAGGATCTCATGCGGCTATTTACCCAAATGGAGACGCTACAGCAGCAGCAAATTATTCTCAAGCAAACAGTCGCACCGATAGAAGGGGCGCTTACAGGTTTTATGGGCTATTTGGACGCCCATAGTGAGCAATTTAACCGGCGTATTGGAACATTTGAGGTTGCAACTGAAAGGCAGGTGGCAGAGTTAAGAGAAACGCTGACACAGATGCAACAGCGACTCAATGAAGATCGGCAAAATTTGGCGTCGATGCCGGCTACTTCAGAATCTATTGATTTGAGGAATATAGAAACTGCGTTAGCGCAACTTTCAGAAGAACTCGCAGCGCTGCCGGCGCAAATGCCAAGCAGAAACGCTTCACCTGAAACATTTGATTATAATTTAATTCAAGAAGAAATTGCGAAATTGCTGCAAAGCCGGCTCGATTTTAATCCAATTCGAGAAGAACTTGCGAAATTGCGAAGCCAGTATGCAGATTTACAAGAATCTGTTGATAATTTAGCTGAGCGTTTAAACGGAGAAAAGCAGCTTAGCAGTGGCAGAGTGTCTGGTGAACCAGAAAGAAAGAAAGAGCCAATTATTCTTCAGCCGGCAGCAGACGAGAAACCTGCTGAAAAAAGACGAGAAATTGAGCCAGCGCCAGCTATTTTTGTGGAGCCGGCATCAAAATCAAAACCGAAACTTTGGCGGTGTGTGAAGACACTTACGGGACATTCAAGCGCCGTCACCTGCCTTGCTATCAGTGCCGGCGGAAACCAGCTCGCAACGGGAAGTTATAAAGAAATTAAGCTTTGGAATTTAAAGACGGGTGAAGAACTTCAAACTCTGGCTATGCAGTCAGAAGCGATGTCAGTTTCCGCTCTAGCTTTTAGCCCAAATGCCGAGATTATTGCCTCTGCAAATGCCGATATTGAGATATGGAATTTAAGAACCGGCCAACAAATTCGCACCCTGGAAACTTCTTGCTGGGCTTTATCGGTTGCGATTAGTCCGGATGGTAAAATTCTCGTTAGCGGGGGTGAAGATCCCGTTGATGAAACGGGTTCAATTCAGATATGGAAGTTGGAAACTGGAGAACTTCTCCACGATTTAGGCCCAGATGTGATTGATTCAGTTGCCATTAGTCCAGATGGTCAAATTTTAGCAAGTGCCGGTCTCAAGGGAGTAGACGAAGATGAAATCGAGGAAATCGACGAAGCCGGTTTAATTCAGTTGCGGCGTTTGGATACCGGCAAAGTGCTTCATACCTTAACTGATCCTTCTGGAAAGGTTTATTCAGTAGCGATCAGTGCGGATGGAAAAGTGCTGGCGAGTGGCAGTCATAATGGAACCGTAAAGCTATGGAATTTGAGGACAGGAGAGTTATTGCGTACCCTTGCCGGTCATTCGCTGCCGGTTCATTCTGTTGCTATTAGTTCTGATGGAAAAATTCTGGCAAGTGGCAGTAGCGATCAAACCGTTAAATTGTGGAATTTGCAGACTGGAGAATTGCTGCAAACACTAACTGAGCACTCCGAGAAAGTTTCTTCAGTGGCGTTCAGTCCGGATGGTCAAATTCTGGTAAGTTGCAGCAGTGATATGACGATTAAGGTGTGCCGGTGTGATTGA
- a CDS encoding AAA family ATPase translates to MSFNLAIPRSTGELLNLTINLGEILFVLGANGTGKSSLMQRLYSLYPDKARRISAHRQTWFSSSAMDLSPQQKRNYEDNIRSVDTSVDSRWKDDYGNYRASIAIYNLIDAENVRSRSIAGAVDANNIELAKTLSKKNAPIQIINELLELSNIPIEISVRESEQVVAIKSGSDPYSIAELSDGERNALLIAANVLTVKSGTLVLIDEPERHLHRSIISPLLTLLFSNRDDCAFIVSTHDVMLPLDNPSSRTLLIRGCTYAGSSVNSWDADLVLPETEIDDDIKKDILGARRKILFVEGTERSLDKPLYSLVFPNVSIVAKSSCRDVEHTVSSIRDSANLHWVYAFGIVDNDRRPETEINRLKEKGIYALSVFSVESIYYHPHIQDLITQRHASVIGGASSTYLDNAKTAAIQAIKPHIQRLSEQTAEKAIREEFFRQLPKKTDIGAGTPINVSINVAEYVTKERDRLQNLLNDANLVVIISQYPVRETPALDKIVKELGFQKREQYEGAVRKLLMDNKEALTFVKSLFGTLVSDIEAV, encoded by the coding sequence ATGTCCTTCAATTTGGCTATCCCTCGCTCTACAGGTGAACTACTCAATCTCACTATCAACCTAGGAGAAATCCTGTTTGTTCTTGGTGCCAACGGTACTGGCAAGTCCAGCCTGATGCAACGGTTATATAGCCTTTATCCTGATAAGGCGCGACGGATATCGGCGCATCGTCAAACTTGGTTTTCTTCCAGTGCAATGGATTTATCGCCTCAGCAAAAGCGAAACTATGAAGACAACATACGAAGCGTGGACACCAGCGTAGATTCACGCTGGAAAGATGATTATGGTAACTACCGTGCAAGTATTGCTATTTATAACCTCATTGACGCTGAGAACGTGCGTTCTCGATCAATTGCTGGTGCAGTGGATGCTAACAATATTGAGCTGGCAAAGACTCTTTCAAAGAAAAATGCTCCTATACAGATTATCAACGAGCTTTTAGAGCTTTCAAATATTCCTATTGAGATATCTGTCCGTGAAAGCGAGCAGGTAGTTGCAATTAAAAGTGGAAGTGATCCATACAGCATTGCGGAACTCTCGGATGGTGAACGTAACGCCCTATTAATCGCGGCGAACGTATTGACTGTTAAGAGTGGTACTTTAGTGCTAATTGATGAGCCAGAGCGCCACCTTCACCGCTCCATCATTTCACCACTTCTGACACTTTTGTTCTCTAATCGAGATGATTGTGCATTCATAGTATCTACACATGATGTGATGCTGCCCCTCGACAATCCCAGCTCACGTACATTGCTGATTCGGGGCTGCACCTATGCTGGATCTTCTGTAAATAGTTGGGACGCAGATCTTGTTCTTCCTGAAACTGAAATTGATGATGACATCAAGAAGGATATCCTTGGTGCGCGTAGAAAGATTCTCTTTGTTGAAGGCACTGAGCGAAGTCTTGATAAGCCGCTTTACAGTCTAGTGTTTCCAAATGTCTCCATTGTGGCAAAATCAAGCTGCCGAGATGTCGAACATACCGTTTCTAGCATCCGGGACTCTGCTAATCTTCACTGGGTTTATGCTTTTGGTATTGTTGATAATGATCGGCGACCAGAAACTGAAATTAATCGGCTTAAAGAGAAGGGCATATACGCCCTTTCAGTCTTCTCAGTTGAGTCGATATATTACCATCCACATATTCAAGACCTTATTACACAGCGCCATGCAAGTGTTATCGGAGGTGCTTCTTCCACATACCTTGATAATGCTAAAACTGCTGCTATTCAGGCAATCAAGCCACATATTCAACGCCTGAGTGAGCAAACTGCTGAAAAGGCAATTCGTGAGGAGTTTTTTCGGCAACTGCCTAAAAAAACAGACATTGGTGCTGGGACACCCATCAATGTTTCCATCAATGTGGCTGAGTATGTCACAAAAGAACGTGACCGATTACAAAATTTACTTAATGATGCCAATCTGGTAGTAATCATTTCACAATATCCAGTTCGTGAAACACCTGCTCTAGACAAGATTGTAAAGGAGCTTGGATTCCAAAAGCGTGAACAGTATGAGGGGGCTGTACGGAAACTATTAATGGACAACAAAGAGGCTCTAACTTTTGTAAAATCTCTCTTTGGTACATTGGTGTCAGACATTGAAGCAGTATGA
- the dcm gene encoding DNA (cytosine-5-)-methyltransferase: MKLKTLQSATDENLLKFAEFFAGIGLVRKGLERAGWQCVLANDNDQVKGEIYSKNFGNDHLLIDNIANLYASNVPDVSLVTASFPCQDLSLAGNRQGLAGNRSGTFFEFMRILKELATNKRLPPVVLIENVPGLLTSSKGQDIRNILVSLNQLSYSCDVLVVDAVHFLPQSRPRVFIIGMNLGKVGNLTEVTKENSRAFQHPCRPMSVQKVFFSNPDISWGFLNLSPLPAIRESIIGDLVDTRNHQEWFRETQLLRELSYIRCNSKKRLETARQVARSSGQTVYLSAYRRMRKGLVCLETRDDGIAGCLRTGSGGSSRQILIVVLPDQVKMRYMTAREYGRLQGVEDSFWIPESQSVGRYAFGDAVAVPVITWIGKEIKRYLVVNSQRPIFLNEITEVAVVNV, encoded by the coding sequence ATGAAGCTTAAAACGCTACAGTCAGCCACGGACGAAAATTTACTAAAATTTGCTGAATTTTTTGCTGGAATTGGTTTAGTGCGTAAGGGTCTTGAGAGAGCTGGTTGGCAGTGCGTGTTAGCAAATGACAACGATCAAGTCAAAGGTGAAATATACAGCAAAAATTTTGGCAATGACCACCTCCTGATTGACAACATAGCTAATCTGTACGCCAGCAACGTTCCTGATGTCAGTTTAGTAACAGCCTCATTTCCTTGTCAGGATCTGTCACTAGCTGGGAATCGGCAGGGTCTAGCAGGTAATCGCAGTGGCACCTTCTTTGAGTTTATGCGAATACTCAAAGAGCTTGCCACTAACAAACGGCTACCGCCAGTTGTACTGATAGAAAATGTTCCTGGTCTTTTAACTTCATCGAAGGGCCAAGATATCCGAAATATTCTTGTATCGCTTAATCAATTAAGTTATTCGTGTGATGTTCTTGTTGTTGACGCCGTACACTTTCTCCCTCAAAGTCGTCCCCGTGTTTTTATTATCGGTATGAATCTTGGCAAAGTTGGGAATCTGACTGAAGTAACGAAAGAAAACAGTCGGGCTTTCCAGCATCCTTGTCGTCCGATGTCAGTACAGAAGGTATTTTTCTCTAATCCAGATATATCTTGGGGATTTTTAAATTTATCTCCGTTGCCAGCTATTAGAGAAAGTATTATTGGAGATTTAGTAGACACAAGAAATCATCAAGAATGGTTTAGAGAAACTCAGTTGCTTCGGGAATTGTCCTACATCAGGTGCAACAGTAAAAAGCGTTTAGAAACAGCCCGGCAAGTGGCACGTTCAAGCGGACAAACTGTTTACTTGAGTGCCTATCGTCGGATGCGTAAAGGCTTAGTTTGCCTAGAAACTAGAGACGATGGAATTGCTGGTTGCTTGCGAACTGGATCAGGTGGTAGCAGCCGGCAAATCCTCATCGTTGTCTTGCCCGATCAAGTTAAAATGCGGTATATGACTGCACGCGAGTATGGACGCCTTCAAGGAGTTGAAGATAGCTTTTGGATACCAGAGAGTCAGAGCGTTGGGCGTTATGCTTTTGGAGATGCTGTTGCCGTACCAGTTATTACTTGGATAGGCAAAGAAATTAAGCGTTATTTAGTAGTCAACTCTCAGCGTCCGATCTTTTTGAATGAAATCACAGAAGTCGCTGTTGTAAACGTCTAA
- a CDS encoding phytochelatin synthase family protein, with product MKPSASKIARLKFIRQPLQAFILGLCLAGGGALAQTLPVPSNLINLNSTEGEKLLMDSKARQDYWPLSMQFVTQDNLAYCGVASSVMVLNALSVPAPEAPEFGSFRMFTQNNFFNEQTRKVVTPEVVSRQGMTLGQLGQLLESYPVTAEVHYTSDSSLEEFRTQAMKNLQEPGNFVLVNYLRSDIGQEKGGHISPLGAYNEQSDRFLILDVSRYKYPPVWVTTAELWKAMNTTDSDSGKTRGFLLVSPQ from the coding sequence ATGAAGCCCAGTGCGAGCAAGATTGCTAGATTGAAGTTCATCCGCCAACCGCTACAAGCATTTATTCTGGGACTTTGCCTCGCCGGCGGTGGCGCACTCGCCCAAACGCTGCCGGTGCCCAGTAATCTGATTAACCTCAACTCTACAGAGGGAGAAAAGCTGCTAATGGACAGCAAAGCCCGACAGGACTATTGGCCATTAAGTATGCAGTTTGTCACCCAAGATAACTTGGCTTACTGCGGCGTCGCCAGCAGTGTCATGGTGTTGAATGCCTTATCTGTGCCGGCACCGGAGGCACCTGAATTTGGTTCTTTCCGGATGTTTACGCAAAACAACTTTTTTAACGAACAAACCCGGAAAGTGGTAACGCCTGAAGTTGTCTCGCGTCAGGGTATGACGCTGGGGCAGTTGGGACAGTTGTTAGAAAGCTATCCCGTCACAGCGGAGGTTCACTACACCAGTGATAGCAGTTTGGAGGAATTTCGCACTCAAGCCATGAAAAATTTACAAGAACCCGGAAATTTTGTTTTGGTTAACTACTTGCGAAGTGATATTGGGCAAGAAAAAGGGGGGCATATTTCTCCTCTGGGGGCTTATAACGAACAGAGTGATCGGTTTTTAATTTTGGATGTGTCGCGCTACAAATATCCGCCGGTGTGGGTGACAACCGCTGAACTTTGGAAGGCGATGAATACGACAGATTCGGATTCGGGTAAAACGCGAGGCTTTCTATTAGTGAGTCCTCAGTAA
- a CDS encoding WGxxGxxG family protein: MNSSKVSQALKAGVIAASLAIVPVVLPASAQTNTTTTSPDTTYTAPTQDVNTTEDDRDFDWGWLGLLGLAGLAGLARKRQEPARTYTTERDPDVVRSDYR, from the coding sequence ATGAACAGTTCAAAAGTTTCCCAAGCCCTAAAAGCCGGCGTTATTGCTGCTAGTTTAGCCATTGTGCCTGTAGTTCTACCCGCCTCTGCTCAAACTAATACAACGACAACTTCTCCCGATACGACTTACACCGCTCCCACTCAAGACGTTAATACTACCGAAGATGACCGCGATTTTGACTGGGGTTGGTTAGGTTTGTTAGGTCTGGCTGGTTTAGCTGGTTTGGCTCGTAAGCGCCAAGAACCTGCCCGTACCTACACCACCGAGCGTGACCCGGATGTGGTGCGTTCTGACTATCGCTAA
- the aguB gene encoding N-carbamoylputrescine amidase: MTQNTTVAAIQTAFSEDRSTNITRISHLVREAAGKGAQIILPPELFEGHYFCREEREQFFNNAHPLEGHPTIAHFQQLAEELNVVVPVSFFEKTGPAYYNSVAIIDAGGSVLGVYRKSHIPDGPGYEEKFYFRPGNTGFRVWTTRFGRLGVGICWDQWFPECARSMVLMGAELLLYPTAIGTEPQDLTLDTKDPWQRVMIGHAVANTVPVVAANRVGCEGGQTFYGHSFIANHRGDKVAELGRVDEGIIYTTFNLAEIALSRASFGLFRDRRPELYSTLTTADGTT, translated from the coding sequence ATGACACAAAATACAACCGTTGCAGCCATCCAAACAGCCTTCTCAGAAGACAGATCCACCAACATCACCCGCATCAGTCATCTCGTACGGGAGGCAGCCGGCAAAGGTGCCCAAATAATTTTGCCCCCGGAACTGTTTGAGGGACATTACTTTTGCCGAGAGGAACGAGAGCAATTCTTTAACAACGCCCATCCCCTAGAGGGACATCCCACGATTGCCCACTTTCAGCAGTTAGCTGAGGAATTAAACGTCGTTGTGCCGGTGTCATTTTTTGAAAAAACCGGCCCTGCTTACTACAACAGTGTGGCGATCATCGATGCCGGTGGCTCAGTCTTGGGAGTTTACCGCAAAAGCCACATTCCCGACGGCCCAGGCTACGAAGAAAAATTTTACTTCCGCCCTGGAAATACCGGCTTTCGAGTCTGGACAACTCGTTTTGGCCGGCTTGGCGTTGGAATTTGCTGGGATCAGTGGTTTCCAGAGTGTGCTCGCTCAATGGTACTCATGGGAGCCGAACTTTTACTTTATCCCACAGCCATTGGCACTGAACCCCAAGATTTAACTCTAGATACTAAAGATCCTTGGCAGCGAGTTATGATCGGCCATGCCGTCGCCAATACTGTGCCGGTTGTTGCAGCAAACCGTGTCGGGTGCGAAGGCGGACAAACTTTTTATGGTCATTCCTTTATCGCTAACCACCGGGGAGACAAAGTTGCAGAACTCGGACGGGTAGACGAAGGCATCATTTACACCACATTTAACCTAGCCGAAATTGCCCTAAGCCGCGCCTCATTCGGCTTATTCCGTGATCGCCGGCCTGAACTTTATAGCACACTCACCACTGCCGACGGAACCACTTAA
- a CDS encoding N,N-dimethylformamidase beta subunit family domain-containing protein yields the protein MKSSRRTLLKAFLVGLAAPFFNRQPAHSQQSQDFADKYTATTTPAANPTAAENQKHGTKDWQLTNPARKQEIEGYASLTSVNRGSQIKLFVNTKEPNYTIEVFRMGWYGGAGARRMSDPITRTGIRQPAPIEDQASGLIECNWNEPYILEIPNNPDDATDWASGVYLAKLTAGKTGKQSYIIFVVRDDRRKSDILFQSSVTTYQAYNNWGGKSLYRWNSKSKQAYKVSFNRPYAVSPNPKAAYGVGAGEFLTNFQPYRRVSSAAWEYNMVRWLEREGYDVTYATNVDTHFNSYLLPAHKVFLSVGHDEYWSWQMRQNVESARDKGVNLGFFSSNTCFWQIRFEPSRISRDLNRTIVGYKEMIAKDPYIQNGDPEINVRATTLWRYQPVNRPEDAFIGVMYETFQVDADLVIDNAPEWLLAGTNLNKGDRLPGLLGYEVDRMFGNAPKNTIRLCHSPYSHENGTRYADMTAYTTDSGALVFATGSMQWNWGLDDYNAPDLRSSRLNPAAEQITRNVLAQMQVKT from the coding sequence ATGAAATCTAGCCGTAGAACACTCTTAAAAGCCTTTCTAGTTGGATTAGCTGCCCCGTTTTTCAACCGGCAGCCGGCACACTCGCAGCAAAGCCAAGACTTCGCCGACAAGTATACAGCAACCACGACACCGGCAGCCAATCCCACCGCAGCAGAAAACCAAAAACATGGCACAAAGGACTGGCAACTAACCAACCCAGCCAGAAAGCAAGAAATTGAAGGTTACGCCTCTCTCACCAGTGTCAATCGCGGCTCACAAATTAAGCTTTTTGTCAATACGAAAGAACCCAATTATACGATTGAGGTTTTTCGGATGGGTTGGTATGGAGGTGCCGGCGCACGTCGCATGAGTGATCCGATTACTCGAACAGGAATTAGACAGCCGGCACCCATTGAAGATCAAGCTTCTGGATTGATTGAATGCAACTGGAACGAGCCATATATTCTGGAAATTCCTAATAACCCAGATGACGCTACAGATTGGGCAAGTGGGGTTTATTTAGCTAAATTGACTGCCGGCAAAACAGGCAAACAAAGTTACATTATTTTTGTGGTGCGCGATGACAGGCGCAAGTCCGATATTCTCTTTCAATCAAGCGTTACAACTTATCAAGCTTATAACAACTGGGGCGGCAAATCTCTTTACCGATGGAATAGTAAAAGCAAACAAGCTTATAAAGTATCATTTAACCGGCCTTATGCTGTTAGCCCTAACCCTAAAGCTGCTTATGGTGTCGGGGCCGGCGAATTTTTAACCAACTTTCAACCCTATAGAAGAGTCTCTAGTGCCGCCTGGGAATATAACATGGTGCGCTGGCTAGAACGAGAAGGCTATGATGTCACCTATGCCACCAACGTTGACACCCACTTCAATTCTTATTTGTTGCCGGCACACAAAGTTTTTCTTTCTGTCGGGCATGATGAATACTGGTCATGGCAAATGCGGCAAAATGTAGAATCAGCAAGGGATAAAGGTGTTAACTTAGGATTTTTTTCATCAAACACTTGTTTCTGGCAAATTCGATTTGAACCGAGCCGAATTAGCCGCGATTTAAACCGCACCATTGTTGGCTATAAAGAAATGATTGCGAAAGATCCCTATATCCAAAATGGAGACCCGGAAATAAATGTCCGTGCAACAACTTTGTGGCGATATCAACCCGTAAATCGCCCCGAAGATGCCTTCATTGGTGTCATGTACGAAACCTTTCAAGTCGATGCCGATCTTGTTATAGATAATGCCCCAGAATGGCTGCTTGCCGGCACAAATTTAAACAAGGGCGATCGCTTACCAGGACTTCTCGGTTATGAAGTGGATCGGATGTTTGGTAACGCCCCGAAAAATACAATTCGCCTTTGTCACTCGCCCTATTCTCATGAGAATGGAACCCGCTATGCTGATATGACGGCTTATACAACTGATAGCGGTGCCCTTGTTTTTGCCACCGGCTCTATGCAATGGAATTGGGGATTAGACGACTATAACGCACCTGATTTGCGTTCATCCCGCCTCAACCCCGCAGCCGAGCAAATTACCCGCAATGTTTTGGCGCAAATGCAAGTGAAAACTTAG